The following proteins come from a genomic window of Montipora capricornis isolate CH-2021 chromosome 9, ASM3666992v2, whole genome shotgun sequence:
- the LOC138015794 gene encoding uncharacterized protein — MGSPLGPLMANAFMCSVEEKLAREDKLPSFYKRYVDDTLALVRDLSDATDLLACLSEAHPSIQFTMEIATNDRSPFIGMEIIKIDGSLETRVYRKKTNKGLLLHYQSHVDSRYKRSLLRTMLDRAKRLSSTQDFLSQECKNLKEIFLKLKYHEKLINSAINRLQHPKEPVQTPSDSPVRITLPFKDQKSADVVRRQLGDLGTKINQQLQQAFTSKKIADHLRVTEEKPPPINQQSVVYEFICDLCDTNYIGYTCRHLHQRVEEHKHSVSGKHFREAHGLTPTNLIKNFKVLKKCHSKLDCLIYEMLWIKNKGPKLNTQTDSIRAKPFHLNAFMPIYFLTF, encoded by the coding sequence ATGGGATCACCACTGGGTCCACTTATGGCAAACGCGTTCATGTGTTCAGTTGAAGAGAAACTAGCGCGTGAGGACAAGCTTCCAAGTTTCTATAAGAGGTATGTGGACGACACGCTGGCTCTGGTACGTGACCTCTCCGACGCCACCGATTTGCTGGCATGCCTTAGTGAAGCCCACCCCTCCATTCAATTTACGATGGAAATAGCAACCAACGATCGATCGCCATTCATTGGCATGGAAATCATCAAAATCGACGGCAGCCTTGAAACCCGCGTctacagaaagaaaacaaataaaggtCTCCTCCTGCACTACCAAAGCCATGTTGACAGCCGATACAAACGGTCACTGTTAAGAACAATGTTAGACCGAGCAAAACGCTTATCGTCTACGCAAGACTTCCTTTCGCAAGAATGTAAGAACTTAAAAGAGatattcttaaaattaaaatatcacGAGAAACTCATCAACTCAGCTATCAATCGCCTCCAGCATCCTAAAGAGCCAGTTCAAACACCATCTGACAGCCCCGTCCGGATTACGTTGCCATTTAAAGATCAGAAATCGGCTGACGTGGTTCGCAGACAACTTGGCGATCTGGGAACAAAAATTAACCAACAACTACAGCAGGCGTTCACAAGCAAAAAGATTGCTGATCACCTGAGAGTCACAGAAGAAAAGCCTCCCCCGATCAACCAGCAAAGTGTAGTATACGAATTCATATGTGATTTGTGCGATACGAATTATATTGGATACACTTGCCGCCATCTCCATCAACGCGTAGAGGAACATAAACATTCCGTGAGCGGAAAACATTTCAGGGAGGCGCATGGTTTAACACCTACCAACttaattaagaactttaaagtcctaaagaaatgccatagcaaactcgattgtttgatctatgaaatgctgtggattaagaacaaaggACCGAAACTGAACACGCAAACGGATTCCATTCGCGCAAAACCTTTTCACCTGAATGCTTTcatgccaatttattttctcactttctaa